The DNA window GCTGCCATCGACCACACCGCGGGAGGTGTAACCAGTCACGCTGGAACGCGTGTCGTTGCTGGCGTGGCCGACACCCAGCATCGCACCGACCTGCAGTTCACCGCCTTCATTGGCGGCAAAGCGGCGACTCACGCCAACCAGCGCGCTATTGACGTGGCTGTCCACGTGCAGCTGGCGGCTGGCATTATGGCCCTCCGGTTGGTTGCTGCGCACCCGTGCCCAGGTCACCATCCGGTCATCGCCGTTGGCCTGCGCGGCGGGATCGCCCGCACGGTCGTACAGGCTGTGGCGGAACATGCCCTGCGCGGCGCTCTGATTGGCCAGATAGGAGCCCGATTCCGGCCGCTCTACTTCAGGACGGATCGGGTCTACCGGAGCGGTGGGGTCAACCGGGTCAACGGGGAGTACCGGATCGACGGGGTCCACCGGGTCCACTGGATCCACCGGGTCGACGGGGTCAACCGGATCCACCGGATCGACAGGATCCACCGGATCGACATACACAGAGCGCAGATACCAGTTGCCGTCATCCGGGGTGGTGATGCCACCCTTGTACAGGAAGTAATCGTAGGCACCGGCCACCGCACGACCCTGCAGGCTGAACGCCGCGTCGGACTGCCCACCGACGGTGATCAGACGAATGCCCTCAACGGTGTCCGCACCCGCACCGCCGGCGTTGTTCACGCTGACGCTGGCGGTGCCGCTGCTGTTGCCTTCGATGACCAGTTGGTCACCCGGCGAGGCGTCATCGCCCAGAGCCCGGTTGAATACCCACTGCCCGCCCTGGCCGACGTAGTCGCCGGCCACCGTGACGGTCTTGAACGTGCCTGCGGTCGGGGCATCGAAGGTGATGTTGCCGGCATGGGTCAGCGTGCCAACACTGGAGTCGCCACGCACAGCCCACTGGCTGGTGCCGTCTACGCTCAGCTGTGCCACGGCATTGCCCGTGCTGTTCACCAGCGCGCCATGCAGCAGGCTGCCGTTGTTCAGTGCCACGTTCACTTGTGCGGTCGCGCTGTCCACGCTGATGTCGCCCAGCAGCGTGCTGCCATTCGTGGCGGAGACGTCCACCTGGCTGGTGGCGATGCTGCTGCCGTCGGTGAATACGGTATCGCTGACCCGCACCGCTCGGCCGGTACCGTTGCCGGCAGTCACGGTGCTGTTGTCCAGCGTCACGGCGTGATTGCTGCCCTGCAGCCACAGCGCCGGGCCACTGGCCGACTCGAAGTTGCTGTTGGTGAAGGAAGCGTTGTTCCAGTAGGGCCCGAACGCGGTCAGGTAGGAACGGTAGGCACCGCTGTTGTCGCCGGTCATGCGGATGTCCAGCGCATCGGCCTCGGACAGCACCGCCGTGTTCATCTGTACCAGACCGAACGTACTCGTACCCGCACCGCGAATGGTCAGGTTGTCCAGCGCCGCGCTGACTGCCGAGCCACCGAGGAACACCGCACCGCCGCCGTTTCCGGCCACGGTCAGGGTGGTGCCGCTGGCATCCATGCGGCTGTAGGTGCCGCCGGTTGAGCCGGTAACGCGCAGGCCGTATACGGAGTCGCCGTGGGTGGTGATCGCACCGCCCACCACCGTGGCTTCACCCGAATACACCTCCACACCGTGGCCGTTGGTGTTGGTCCACGTATCCACGGTGCTGTCGGTCAGTTGCAGTCGCGACTCATCGCTGGACAGCCAGAAGCCGGCGAAGCCGTCGCGCACGTCGAAGGAGGCACTGCGCGCGCTGACCGAGCCCCAGTTGTTGATGTTGACGCCGTAGCCCCCGACGGTGCTGAACGAGCCGCCGTCGATGTCCGCAGTGGCATAAGTGCTGGACGTGGTGTTGCCCATCACCCGCAGGCTGCCGCCCACCGAGTTGGCGGTGACGTTCTGCAGCAGCAGGCTGCTGTTGCTGCCGCTTACGTCGAACCAGCCACCGTCCACCTGGGTGTCATACACCTCGGCACGGCTGCCGGTGCCGTCCACTGCGAAGCCAGCCAGCGTGCCACCCGGCGCGAAGTTGATCTGGCTGTCGCGGACGGTCAGCAGGCCCGCATTGCTGGCGCGCAGGCGACCACTCTTGCCGGCGCTTACCTGAACGCCGTCCAGGTGGATGGCACTGCCTGCACCAGTGGCGACGAGCGAGCCACCGATGTTGCTCAGGGTGATGTCACCGCCGGCGTAGTTGATCACACCGCCAGCAGCGGCCTGCATGGCGCTGCTGTTGGTGGACGTGCCGCCAGGGATGATGCTGACGTTGGTGGCGTCGATCACGCTGCCAACGCCATTGGCGTAAAGCGTATTGGCATTGGCCGCGATGACGGCGTCGCGCAGGGTGACCTGGCCGCCCGAAGCGGCATACACACCGCCGCCCGTACCCAGCGCCTCGATGTGGCTGCCGTCAATGGTGATGGTGCTGCCGGTGCCACTGGCCGTAACGGCATTGCTGCTGGTGGAGACACTCACGGTATCGTCGCTACCCAATGTCTTGGTGGTGCCGTCGGTCACGGAAACCGGGGTGACATAGTCAGCGGCAGCGGCAGGCAGCGTCGCCCACAGCGCACTGGCCAGCAGGGTAGGCATCAAGGGGACGCAGGCCAGGCGATTGCCGGCCGACCCGCTGCGACGGCGGTTGAGAATAGCGTTCATTCGAAGGGATCTCCTGTAGCTGCGCGCGGTTACACGCTGAATGACGTCAGCGTAGAAAGCGCGCCCGCGCGAGGACATCAGGCGATCCCTAATACCGGGTGGATCAGTGTGCTGGCAGGGATTGGTTCAGGAAGCCCGTCTGCAGAGAATCGGCGGGGTGTACGCACGAGGTGTCTTGGCGTTCAGCCGGTTGGGGCTATGGCGCGGTACCACGTGGCTACTTGGGCGTTTCGCGACACGCTGAGTTGACCTTGGAGAGATGTGCGGGAACATTCCACATAAGGAGCCCGCCATGACGACCCACACCGCCCGCCTGAGTCTTCGCCAGAACCCCGCTGTCAAGGAGTGGTTCGCCCGTGCTGCGGAACCGATTGTGATACTTTCCGAAGAGGAGTCGCGTCGATTTTTGGATGCGCTCGACGCCCCCTTCCAGCCAAATGCCAAGCTGAAGAAAGCCCTGGCGCGCTTGACCACGGACTGACACATGCCATTGGATGACATCGCAGGAAGCCTGTTCGGCGGCCTGTTCCGCTTCGTGATCTACGTCTTCGTGGACATCTTCTTCGAGGCCATCATCAAAGGCACCGGCCATATCGTGCTGGTGACGTTGCGGCCGAACAAGGAGCCATCCGAAACGGCATGCGCCGCGGTGGGTCTGTTGTTCTGGGCTGCGCTTCTGGTTGCAGGTGTGCTTATCCTGCGGTCGCTGCTGAAATGACCCCCAGCCCCGCACGCTCCCTCAACTCCTGCCGGTAGCGCCGGCTGCAGGGCAGGGTAGTGCCGTCGCGCAGGTGCACACGGGCATCGCCGGTATCCAGCGGTTCCAGCGAAGCGATGTGGTCGAGCGCCACCAGATAGCTGCGATGGATGCGCTGGAACCGCTTGGGGTCGAGCAGGGCCTCGAAACTGGCCAAGGTGCTGCGCAGCGGGTAGTCATGCCCGCGCACGCGAAGGTTCACATAGTTCCCGGCGGCTTGCGCCCATTCGATGTCGTCCGCGGCAATCAGGAAATCGCGGCCCAGCTTGCGCACCACGAAGCGACCGGGACGTTCCACGGGCTCCACCGGTGGGCCCTCATCCGGCTCGGTCAGCAGGCTCGCCTCGCCCTGCCAGCGCCGCAGCAGGAAGCGATAACCCTCGATCAGCAGGATGATCGTGGCCACGCTGCGCACGTCCTTCAGGTACTCGTAGGCCAACTCGCGCGGCCAGGGGCCGAAGGTGTACTCCATTTCCATCAGCCGGTACGCCAGTATGCGAAGCGTGACCATGCCGGCCACGTGCACCAGGCAGACGGCGAGGCTCAAGGGCACAAAGGCCAATGCCCAGCGCCGCCAGGTGTCCCAATGCAGGGGGAACCGGCGTGTGTATACCACCAGCACGGGAATCAGCAGCAGCCACATCAGGGCGCTGCTGGCCTCCCAGACCACGGGCTGCCAGACCTCGGCGGCAGGGTCGGAGCGGCGTAGCTCGATCAGCGTGGTGATGCTGTTGCCTACCAGGTTCGCACCGATAAGCAGCAGCCAGAATCCGGCTTCACACCAGCGCCGCCAGGGCAGGTAACGTTCGTAGGGCATCAAAACGGGGGATGTCATGGTGCCAGTGTAGGTGGCACCCGTCGTGACGACCATTTCGCTTCGTCACTTTCCGCAGTCGGTTCGTCCCAGAACCCCCGCGGCCTGGCCCTCCGCGCTGTTTCCCCTCTGCAGCCCGTAGCAGGGTAGGGGCTCTTTCCATCGGAGCTGGGCATGCACCGCCGTTATGATCTGGACTGGGTTCGTGTCTGCGCCTTCGGCGTGCTGGTGCTTTACCACGTCGGCATGTACTACGTGACCTGGAGCTGGCACGTGAAAAGCCCCTACGCCAGCACCACGCTGGAGCCGCTGATGATGCTGAGCTCCCCATGGCGGCTTTCGTTGCTGTTCCTGGTCTCCGGGGTAGCGACAGCGTTCCTGTTTGGTGGCCCGGCCGGGACCGAGCCGGACGCAGGCAGCAAGCGCCGTGTGCTGGCATCGCGCTCGTGGCGGTTGCTGGTGCCGTTGGCGTTCGGCATTGCCGTGGTGGTGCCGCCGCAGTCCTACTATGAAGTGGTGGAGCAGCTGCCTGGTGGCTACCACGCCGGCTATCTCGCGTTTCTGGGCAAGTACTTCACCGGTTACGGCGGATTCTGCGATGCCGAGGGTTGCCTGCTCGTCCCCACCTGGAACCACTTGTGGTTCGTCGCTTACCTGTGGGCCTACACCGCCGTACTGTGGCTGATCTGGGCGCTCGCACCGCGCGCCTTGCAGAAGTTGGGGCAGTTACTGGAACGACCGCTGTCCGGGCTGGGCGCGCTCATTCTGCCTGCGCTCCTGCTGGGTGCGCTGCGTATCGCCCTGGCCAGCCGCTTCGAACAGACCCATGCGCTGATTGATGACTGGTACAGCCACGCCCAGTACTTCAGCGTGTTCCTGCTGGGGCTTCTGCTGGCACGCGCTGCGCCCTTCTGGGATGCACTCGCGCGGCTGCGCTGGCTGGCGCTTCTGCTCTGGCTGGCCAGCTGGGCAGGGCTGCTGGCTTACTTCCACGCGTACGCCGACGCGGATCCACCGGAGATGCTGCGCATGGCCATGCGCGCCGTATGGGGGCTGGACCAGTGGTGTGCCATTGTGGCGGTGTTGGGCTTTGCCCGGCACTGGAGCCCTGGCGACAGCCGCGCGCTGCGCTATCTGGTGCCGGCCGTGTTTCCAGTCTACATCCTGCATCAGACCATCATTGTGGTCGCTGCGTACAACATGAAGCCGCTGCGGCTTACGCCGGGTGTGGAAGGGCCACTACTGGTGCTGATGACGTTTGTGCTGGCGTTTGGCTTGTATGAAGTCATCCGCCGGGTGAGGTGGTTGCGGCCGTTGTTTGGCTTGAAGCTCGGAAGGGCAACCCCGGCACGGTTGCCGGTGACCAGTGGCAATGCCTAGAACACAACCCCATCAACTGGCACAGCGGCAATCCTTACCCCGAAACTGCGGATGTTCGGCAGCGTAGCGTTGTGGTGGGCAATGATCGCCGTGGCTGGCGCATGCGGCTTGTCGTGGGTGGTGTGTGCGTCGGCTGCCAGCGTGATCTCATACCCCATACCGGGCCACTGGCAGCACACATCCTGTATTTGAAACCTGCGGGTTGCATAGGCAGCCGTCAGTGGAAACCTCAGGGTTTCATCCGCACCACGAACTACGCCGTGCAGCAAGCGTCAGCGAGGATCGATCCTCGAAAGTAAGTCATACATGACGGATTAATGCACTTTAACAGTCATATATGACTGATTACGAAATCTCGCATTGCCAGGCGGAAATGGCGCGATGATCCGTCATATATGGTAGCTTATAGGTTGTAAACAATCAGGAATGACGGAAATGCGCACTTCGCCCAGTGACCTGGTGTCTCCGGCAGTCCGGCGCGCCGCCGCCCATTTGGGCAAACTCATCCGTCAGGCTCGACTGGCACGTTCGATGACGCAGTCAGAGCTGGCAGTCAGAGCCAAAACGAGTCCATCAACTGTCATGCGCGTGGAGAAAGGCGGCGTCGAAAGCGGCCTGGGCACCGTGCTGCTGATGCTCGAACAGCTCGGACTTCTGCACCACATCAGCGAGTTGGCCGACCCGACCACGCAAGCGCTTCTGGAGCACAAGGGCCGCAAGCGTGCACGTTCATCCGCAGTAGCAGACCTGGATTTCTGAAATGGCTCGTCGTTACGTCTTTATCCACCTACCCGGCCAGACCGAAGCCGTGCCTGCGGGGCAACTGGATCTGGTGATGAAGAACGGCCAACTGCAGACCTCTGCGTTCAACTACGGTGATCGCTATCTGCAGCGGGGTGGGGCGGTGGAAGTGGATCCGATCTCGCTGTCCCTCCCTACGGGGGCAGACAGGCAGAGGTTCCCAGCAAATCAACTGGAAGCATTTGGTGCTGTCCGCGATGCGAGTCCGGACTCGTGGGGCCGCCGCGTCATTGAGAACCGCCTGCGTCAACAAGGTACGTTGTCTGAGGTTGATTATCTGGATCATGCCGGAAGCGACAGGGTGGGCGCACTGGACATCCGTCGAGAAAGGAACAGCGCGCCGGCACCGAGTACGCTGCCGCACCAGGTGGATCTACCTTATCTGCTCGATGCGGTCGACAGAATTGAATCCGGTGAGACGATTCCAGCTCAGTTGGCTCCCTACTTCGATGGTGGACCCACGCTGGGCGGCATGCGGCCAAAGGCGGTGGTTATCCACGACGGCCGACAGTACGTCGCGAAGTTCCCTTCCCGGTCAGACCGGCGCTTCAGCGTGCCAGCCGTGGAGCACGCCACGTTGCAGTTGGCCAAGCGCGCAGGACTCACCGTGCCGGATCTACGGTTGGTGCCGTTGGACGGTGGACGAACCGCTATGATGATTCAACGCTTCGATCGTGTGCCTACAGCAGAGGGAATGCAGCGGCGTCACATGGTTTCAGCGCTCACCATGCTGGGGCTGCCCGAAATGTCATCAGCAGAGGGCTCCTATGCCGCTCTGGCGGAAGTCATCAGTGCCCGCGGGCCTGTAGAACAGGTCCAGGCTGACAGGACTGAGCTCTTCAGACGCATGGTCTTCAATATCCTTGTCACCAACAACGACGATCACCTGCGGAATCATGCATTTCTGTACGACTGCACCGATACTCTGGCAGATGGGACCCGTTTGGGCCGCTGGCGGTTGAGCCCGCTTTATGACGTGGTGCCTGCACCTGTCGCGGGTACGGAACGCTTTCTCGCCATTGGTGTGGGCGTGCAAGGGCGGCTCGCAAGGCTGGACAACGCACTCTCCAGCGCGGGGCAGTTTGGATTGAGGCGCACCGAGGCAGCACGTCTCATTCTTGAGCTGGTCGCCGCAGTGAGGCCATGGAAGAGCGTGTTTGAAGAGCATGGCGTGACGGCTGCGGATATCGTTGCAGTGGAAGGAGCATTCCGACGCGCGGCAGACATTGGGCTTCGAGAAGTAGAGCGAGTTGCTGGCTGACTGTGGACCGGTTGAGTTGTCAGGTCTGCGGGCGCCGCTCTTGCAGCAAGCTAAAGCCACCTTCGGGTGGCTTTGTTGTTTGTGCATGGTTTTGAACGCTGGTGATTTAAGCGCGAGTCCGTCGGGTTCCATGCGCTAAAGCGGTGATCGTTGCTATCGGCAGACGTCTTGCGACCGTCTCTACCAGAGCATTTCTCCAGCGATCCGGTCGGCGGCCGGGATGCATCGGATGACAAATGCGCGGGCATGCGTTGTAGGGACACGCCATGCGTGTCCGCGGTGTCAGATGCGTCGCACCATTTTCAGATCGCGAAAAAATTCATGCGCCAGAATCCCGACATCAAGATGTGCGGAATCCGACAACACGCATCGCAATCTGCAGCAAACGTCAGAAAATCGCGAGCCATTCGCGTCATTCGCTCCAGTTGTACGGGTGTCGCAAGAGGTCCTAGGAAAATGCTCATTTCATTCCCGCCGCGCATCCGGCAAGGTGCTGCCCGGGTGTAGAAGCCCATGCAATAGCAAATACTTGAAGACGTCCCGAGTCGGGAGGGTGGCTAATACAACACCCTCATACGGGGGAAATACGTCGCACCGGCTGCTATTGCCCGGCTTCTAACCTCCCGACCCCCTCGCCATCCCGGCGAGGGGTAAAAACCGATGAGGGAAGAGAAATGCATAAGCATTGGTCAGACACGCACCACGCTGGACCCATCCGTGATGAAGTAGAAGACGCCTACACCGAGCAGGAACAGGCCGCCCACCCGCAGTACGTCTGCGACGCCTGCAACGACGACAACGAACCGTTCATGACCTTCCGGGGCTACTGGATCTACGACATGAACATGCCTGCGGGTGCAGGGTTGGAAGTGGTGACGCTGGACGATGGCTTCTGGGTACGACCGGTTCGTCCGTGCGGCCCGGTGGCCCGGCACATGCCCCGCATCATCAAGCGCGTGGTGCAGTACACGGAAGTGGAGACGAACCGCCAACGCAAGGGCGGCGTAGGGAGTGTGCGATGAGGCGGTCCGGCTGCCTGCGCGTGCGCATGAGCCAGGCCATGCGGCGCAGCTTCAACGTGGCCGCGCGCCGCGCCAATCGCAGCCCGGGCGAACTGGCACGGCTGTTGTTCCAGCGCTACATCGAACTGCAACCCCGACCGCTGGACGTGGACTTGACCATCGATAGCAACGTCCCGCCACGCACCCGCGACTAGGCCGGGGCGGACGATGACAACACCGTTAGGAAGCGCGTTCGGCTTCCAGCTTGTCCAGGAAGCCGAACAGCGCCTGATTCATCTGTGACCAGTCCTGTGCGCGCAGCATGTCAGCCTTCTGCACGAAAGGACGGTCACGCAGCGCGGCCAGCTCCTGCGTGGACGCTGCAATCAGCATCTCCACCACCTCCGGTGTGAACTCCATATGGCACTGGAAGCCATAAGCGCGCGAGCTGTATTCGATGATCTGGCGCGGGCAGCCTTCGCTGGTCGCGATGATCGTCGCTTCCGATGTCAGCCCAGGCATGTCGCCGTGCCAGTGACCCACGTCCAGCGTGTCGGTGAAGTCGGCGAACTTGGGGTTGGTGCGGCCTTCCGGCGTCAGCGTGATCGGGAACTTGCCGATCTCCTTCTCCGGGCTGCGTTCGTGCTGCCCACCCAACGCTTCGCCCAGCAGCTGCGCGCCCAGGCAGACGCCGACGACAAGCTTTCCAACCTCGACGAACGAGCGAATCAACACCATCTCCGCATGGGCATTGAAGTGTGGGCACTCGGCTTGGGACGTGGCAGGGGACTGCGGGCCACCCATGACAACCAGCATGTCGTGCTGGCTGGCATCCGCCGGCAGTGCGTCGCCACCGTGGAGGTGGGTAAAAGTGGCGGTATGGCCACGTTCCTTTACCCACCGCAGGTAGGCCCCCGGGGCCTCGAAGGACTCATGGATGACGAAGTGGACCTTCATGGGCGAATCGCTGGGCGGAGGTGTTAGGGAATGATGCCATGGGCCGGAATGGCGTGTCGCATATGGCTCGAAACTCCCCCCATGCCAGCGCGGGTAAACCGTGGCCTCGTATAATGGACTTTATCGACCGGCACACGTGAACTGCATGGCACCCACGACGCTCACCGCAGGCGACATCCTTTCCGTAGGCGGGCCTACGGATCTGCGCGCGCTGGGGCCGTTCACGACGCTGAAGGCGTCAGTGGACGCCTCGCTGGGGGTAAGGCTCGCAACCCGCAGCTGGGATTCGTTGTTTCAGCTCATTTCCGACATCCAGGCCGTAGCGCTCACCGAGCCCACCCTTCGAACAGATGTTTCGCAACCGCTTTCCGAGACCGCCAAGACCCGCCTCTCAGATGTGCTCCTGAGCGCATCCGCGATGGCACAGCCCTCCCATGAGCAGCAGGTGGTGCTTTCCACGCTATTGCCAAGCTCGCAGCAGCTGCACGCGACCCTGCGGTTCAGTTCAAGGCAACCCGCTCGCAGAATTTCCACCACAGCTCGCGCTTGGAGGGCATCGATATGCGGAAGGCACGCCCAGCGGATTCACTGCAGGTGGTGCTGAACCGGCATCGCAAGAAGTAGCGTGAATCTTCATGACGAGGTCGCCGATCACTACGTCGTAAGGCTTCGGAGTGATTGATCTTGACTAATGCAGCGGTAGGGTCGGTCGATAGACGACCGCCGATGGAAATGATCGGCACGGTGACGAGTGACCTTTGAACGGAGAGGCGCGTTACCCCAGCCATGGTCATGCGTCCCAGCGTTGATTGTTGTTATCGGTCGTCGTCTGTCGACCGACGCTACCAAAGCGTGCACTCGCTATGGCTGCACCGCCTCTGCGGCGAGCTCACCCAACCGCTGCACGGCTTTCTCCAGTCTCGCATCCCACGCCATGCCGCAGCCCAGCCGCACATGGTCGCGGTAATCGCCTCGGCTGGAGAACAGCGCGCCGGGCGAAATCCCAATGCCTTCGCCCATCGCAGCAGCAGCCAAGGCATCCGCATCACCGTCATCGGGCAACTGCAGCCACAGCGAAAGCCCACCCTTGGGCGAGCTGCACCGTGTGCCTTCCGGCCAGTAGCGCGCGATGGCGTGCTGCATGCGGCAGGCGTTGTCGGCCAGCTGCTGGCGCAGGCGGCGAAGATGCCGGTCGAGGTCATGCTGTTCCAGGTAATCGACCAGCGCCAACTGCGGCAGCGTGGGGTTGCCTACAGTGGAGTGGTACTTCGCGCGCACCAGCGCATCGGTCCAGCCGGTCCCCAGGATCCAACCCAGCCGCAGCCCCGGTGCCAGTGTCTTGGAGAACGAACTGCAGGTCAGCACCTGTCCGCGCGTGTCGAAGTGCCGCAGCGGCGGCGGGCGCTCACCGGACCAGCCGAGGTCGCCGTAGATGTCATCTTCAATCACCACGGTGCCGTGGCGGGAGCAGCTGTCCAGCAGGGCCTGCTTGTCCGCGTCGGCCAACACCGTGCCCAGCGGGTTGTGGAAGTTGGGGACCAGTACGGCAGCACGTACTGGCGTCTGTTCCAGCAGCACGTCCAGGCGTGCCAGATCCAGCCCGCCGCCCTGGCGATGCGGCAGCTCCAGTACCTTCAGGCCGTGCGCGGCCACGGCCTGCAGAATGCCGTGGTAGGTGGGCGTTTCCACGATCACCACGTCGCCCGGCTGGGTCAGCACCCGCAGCGCGAGACTGATTGCTTCCATGGAGCCGGCGGTGATCACCACTTCGTCAGGTGATACATCGGTCGCCAGCCGCGCATAGCGCTGGGCGATCAAGCGCCGCAGTGGTGCATGCCCCTGCGGCGGCGCGTAGTCCAATGCCTGTTGCTGGCTGCGGCGCAACGTTCGCGCCATCGACGTGGCCAACGCCTTGGCCGGAAGCAGTTCGGTGGCCGGCGAAGCGTTATGCAGCGCCAGCAGGTCAGTGCGGGCCAGCAGTTCATGCAACCGCGCCAGCGCGGGATTGTCGACCGGGCGCGGCACGCGCCGGCGCGGCGCGGTGCTGCGTGGCGGTTCCGGGCTGGCCAGCACGTAGTAACCGGAGCGCGGCCTAGCCTGCACCAATCCCTCGCGCTC is part of the Stenotrophomonas oahuensis genome and encodes:
- a CDS encoding PLP-dependent aminotransferase family protein; translated protein: MLLYSAIAATLRDQIAQGVLRAGERLPSIRQLASGHGVSPATAVQACLQLEREGLVQARPRSGYYVLASPEPPRSTAPRRRVPRPVDNPALARLHELLARTDLLALHNASPATELLPAKALATSMARTLRRSQQQALDYAPPQGHAPLRRLIAQRYARLATDVSPDEVVITAGSMEAISLALRVLTQPGDVVIVETPTYHGILQAVAAHGLKVLELPHRQGGGLDLARLDVLLEQTPVRAAVLVPNFHNPLGTVLADADKQALLDSCSRHGTVVIEDDIYGDLGWSGERPPPLRHFDTRGQVLTCSSFSKTLAPGLRLGWILGTGWTDALVRAKYHSTVGNPTLPQLALVDYLEQHDLDRHLRRLRQQLADNACRMQHAIARYWPEGTRCSSPKGGLSLWLQLPDDGDADALAAAAMGEGIGISPGALFSSRGDYRDHVRLGCGMAWDARLEKAVQRLGELAAEAVQP
- a CDS encoding acyltransferase family protein, with product MHRRYDLDWVRVCAFGVLVLYHVGMYYVTWSWHVKSPYASTTLEPLMMLSSPWRLSLLFLVSGVATAFLFGGPAGTEPDAGSKRRVLASRSWRLLVPLAFGIAVVVPPQSYYEVVEQLPGGYHAGYLAFLGKYFTGYGGFCDAEGCLLVPTWNHLWFVAYLWAYTAVLWLIWALAPRALQKLGQLLERPLSGLGALILPALLLGALRIALASRFEQTHALIDDWYSHAQYFSVFLLGLLLARAAPFWDALARLRWLALLLWLASWAGLLAYFHAYADADPPEMLRMAMRAVWGLDQWCAIVAVLGFARHWSPGDSRALRYLVPAVFPVYILHQTIIVVAAYNMKPLRLTPGVEGPLLVLMTFVLAFGLYEVIRRVRWLRPLFGLKLGRATPARLPVTSGNA
- a CDS encoding YhfG family protein, whose translation is MAKLAAAARDPAVQFKATRSQNFHHSSRLEGIDMRKARPADSLQVVLNRHRKK
- a CDS encoding LytTR family DNA-binding domain-containing protein codes for the protein MTSPVLMPYERYLPWRRWCEAGFWLLLIGANLVGNSITTLIELRRSDPAAEVWQPVVWEASSALMWLLLIPVLVVYTRRFPLHWDTWRRWALAFVPLSLAVCLVHVAGMVTLRILAYRLMEMEYTFGPWPRELAYEYLKDVRSVATIILLIEGYRFLLRRWQGEASLLTEPDEGPPVEPVERPGRFVVRKLGRDFLIAADDIEWAQAAGNYVNLRVRGHDYPLRSTLASFEALLDPKRFQRIHRSYLVALDHIASLEPLDTGDARVHLRDGTTLPCSRRYRQELRERAGLGVISAATAG
- a CDS encoding autotransporter outer membrane beta-barrel domain-containing protein, producing the protein MNAILNRRRSGSAGNRLACVPLMPTLLASALWATLPAAAADYVTPVSVTDGTTKTLGSDDTVSVSTSSNAVTASGTGSTITIDGSHIEALGTGGGVYAASGGQVTLRDAVIAANANTLYANGVGSVIDATNVSIIPGGTSTNSSAMQAAAGGVINYAGGDITLSNIGGSLVATGAGSAIHLDGVQVSAGKSGRLRASNAGLLTVRDSQINFAPGGTLAGFAVDGTGSRAEVYDTQVDGGWFDVSGSNSSLLLQNVTANSVGGSLRVMGNTTSSTYATADIDGGSFSTVGGYGVNINNWGSVSARSASFDVRDGFAGFWLSSDESRLQLTDSTVDTWTNTNGHGVEVYSGEATVVGGAITTHGDSVYGLRVTGSTGGTYSRMDASGTTLTVAGNGGGAVFLGGSAVSAALDNLTIRGAGTSTFGLVQMNTAVLSEADALDIRMTGDNSGAYRSYLTAFGPYWNNASFTNSNFESASGPALWLQGSNHAVTLDNSTVTAGNGTGRAVRVSDTVFTDGSSIATSQVDVSATNGSTLLGDISVDSATAQVNVALNNGSLLHGALVNSTGNAVAQLSVDGTSQWAVRGDSSVGTLTHAGNITFDAPTAGTFKTVTVAGDYVGQGGQWVFNRALGDDASPGDQLVIEGNSSGTASVSVNNAGGAGADTVEGIRLITVGGQSDAAFSLQGRAVAGAYDYFLYKGGITTPDDGNWYLRSVYVDPVDPVDPVDPVDPVDPVDPVDPVDPVDPVLPVDPVDPTAPVDPIRPEVERPESGSYLANQSAAQGMFRHSLYDRAGDPAAQANGDDRMVTWARVRSNQPEGHNASRQLHVDSHVNSALVGVSRRFAANEGGELQVGAMLGVGHASNDTRSSVTGYTSRGVVDGSTAGLYATWLQSVQMDGGAYVDGWVQYGRFRNRVQGEGLAEERYRSHSWTGSAEAGYTLPLARNEHRSVYLEPQVQVIHSRYDADQLVEQNSTAVEHDNSGTTTTRVGVRLYTRAADAAQHPVQPYVALNWWNGGNDAVIRMDGEALRRQLPQDIYEAKAGVQVNLGGSWRGWGELNRQSGGMGFRDIGAQMGISYRW
- a CDS encoding type II toxin-antitoxin system HipA family toxin, which produces MARRYVFIHLPGQTEAVPAGQLDLVMKNGQLQTSAFNYGDRYLQRGGAVEVDPISLSLPTGADRQRFPANQLEAFGAVRDASPDSWGRRVIENRLRQQGTLSEVDYLDHAGSDRVGALDIRRERNSAPAPSTLPHQVDLPYLLDAVDRIESGETIPAQLAPYFDGGPTLGGMRPKAVVIHDGRQYVAKFPSRSDRRFSVPAVEHATLQLAKRAGLTVPDLRLVPLDGGRTAMMIQRFDRVPTAEGMQRRHMVSALTMLGLPEMSSAEGSYAALAEVISARGPVEQVQADRTELFRRMVFNILVTNNDDHLRNHAFLYDCTDTLADGTRLGRWRLSPLYDVVPAPVAGTERFLAIGVGVQGRLARLDNALSSAGQFGLRRTEAARLILELVAAVRPWKSVFEEHGVTAADIVAVEGAFRRAADIGLREVERVAG
- a CDS encoding DUF1778 domain-containing protein; translation: MTTHTARLSLRQNPAVKEWFARAAEPIVILSEEESRRFLDALDAPFQPNAKLKKALARLTTD
- a CDS encoding glutamine amidotransferase-related protein, which encodes MKVHFVIHESFEAPGAYLRWVKERGHTATFTHLHGGDALPADASQHDMLVVMGGPQSPATSQAECPHFNAHAEMVLIRSFVEVGKLVVGVCLGAQLLGEALGGQHERSPEKEIGKFPITLTPEGRTNPKFADFTDTLDVGHWHGDMPGLTSEATIIATSEGCPRQIIEYSSRAYGFQCHMEFTPEVVEMLIAASTQELAALRDRPFVQKADMLRAQDWSQMNQALFGFLDKLEAERAS
- a CDS encoding helix-turn-helix domain-containing protein; this encodes MRTSPSDLVSPAVRRAAAHLGKLIRQARLARSMTQSELAVRAKTSPSTVMRVEKGGVESGLGTVLLMLEQLGLLHHISELADPTTQALLEHKGRKRARSSAVADLDF